AATACACTACCATACTCAACAGCAGAGGTTCACTGAGGATTTACTGTGAGCCTTATTAGAATCCCTTGACCCTGATGTGTCCTTCTTCTCCCCCCTCTATACTCCAGATCAAGGCTGTCACTTGCTGCCCTCTCCATCACATACATTAAGTCCCCTCCTCTATCGCTCAATGGCAGCCTCTCTAAGGCAGCCGCCCCCAATTCAGATGCCATCTCTTCAGGGCTCCTCTCTATCCAGCCGCAGACACAGAATAAAAGCCTGGGAAATCATATTACTGTGTCCATATCGAGCCTCTATTGCATTAGGTCAGCGAACACTCAACTGTAATTCTGCTATCgtggagaagaagaaagtgaaTTGAGCACACCAGCCAGCACAGCTTGACATATTGTTGCTTGTGGTCATTTTCCAAATGTTACTCTCACCAAGCCACATTAAGAGAGATGGAAGGACACTTTACCGAGCTTGAAGATGTACTACCTATAATCTCTgtagaagaaaatgtatttctcgGATAGAAACCAGGAATCAAAAGGCAGCCAATGGAGTATGACCTCTATCTGCTTTGACCTTAATGGCATCATTGTGTGGTATTGGAGATAAATAACACACCAGACTTCCTTTAAATCAATGCTGTGTAGATAACTGTTCTTTATCAGTTGAGAGCAGACGTTTAATGACACACAAAGTGCTCTCCTTTATTATCCAGTTTATATCTGAGGACAAATAATCCTTTAGGGGTAAACAGAGAACATCTACTTTACGTGCATGACAAGTAGACAACCTAGATTATTGTAATTTAAAACCATGAAAGAATCTTGGATTTTTATCAAAGACAAATTGGACTGGAAAAGCACATCATTTCAAGGGTTGGTTGCAGAGATTTTTAGCGTGTAGgaatttttacatttaatgaaaggaaTGTGCCATTATATTGTGAAATCATCCTTTACAAAATGTGGCTCAGACAAAGGGAGCGATTATAATATTCTTATTCCACTAAACCCAAAATATGAAGGACAAAAAGACATCAGAAATGCCAATGGCTGCATGCCCAGTCCCTGAGTGTGGGTGCGCACCTGCCAGTCAGTGTGTTTGAGCATGCATCTATTCAGCAATGTGTATCAACTCCAGCCCATACAGCATGTGCACGAAGCTATGTGTCAGTCGAATTGTTTTATCAGGCAGTGACAGAGTGTCAACcactgtgtgtgagaggggaggcagcagagaggagattACTGCCCTCCAGCTCTCCCCAGATGACTCCTGTCTGGTGATTATACCACCACTCTTCTCCACACATGGAAGGATATGAATGGGACCACCACAACAGAGCTCACTACCAGCGTGGCCTTTTGAGCCTGACACAACAGAGCAGAGATTTGTATCGAGATAAGATAAATGAAAGACTTTAATGTTTGATAAAGATTCCAATCTCCTCTAAGTGTCCTCTTATAACAAGAGTCTCGTGTCTAGTGCCCCATTCATTTTCTGCATAGACAATATCAGGTTCAGATGAACTGAAGTCATTATGGTTTAATCATCAGTACAAAAAGGTTAGCACAAGCTGGCTCTTCAATACAACTTCCAACACCAACCTGCATACTTAAAGTTCTTCGCTGCCAAAATCAAGATGAAGCTAAAAGATAAAACTTGGATCCATTAAACAAGTGACCAGTTTTATCCacttcattttcagtttgtggGACAATTTTGGAGAAATACTGTGACTGTTATATGGGCCACTGTTTAGTTCATGATAGGAATTATGACATTATTGAATATTGctgcaaaacatttcaatgttgAATTATACAAGGAACGCCTGCATCAATGCTATTAGGTTTCATTGATTCATACTCCATACACATTCATAGTACTCTATAAAGCCTAGTATGCCACCATGTACCACACTAAAAACTACTGCTCTTGTTATATAAAGTAGCCCAAACATTGAGAAACAGAGTGTGCTGCTTTACTTTAAACCAGAAGTTTTTCTGTTAACATGTTATTGGGAAAAAAAACCATCCTCAGAGATCCGACCATATCCCTATATTCATATAATCATGCACTCTGTAATGAGATGTGTTAATCTTTTTGATACTTAACCGTCCCGCTCATCATTTTACAAAAACTCCCCTTCAACTCCTATCACAGTATCTCTGTGAAACTCTGTTTCCCCATGTCTGTATGCGCATCTTGAAATAGCGTTGCTGGGAAACAGTCTATACAACGAATACATGATATACTGTGAACTTATTATCTGGCATTATTTcgttattaaaaaaacaaaatctgtaTATCACAATCCAAAGAGAGGCATTGTTTAAACTGCTACACCCACATTTAGTGGGCTGCTTATGAGTTTGGACACAGAATCTCAGCATCATTTGCAGCCTCCACATTTtgatacaaatatacaaaaatcaTAAATTGGCCTGTGGTGTGTTCTAGACATCTTCAGCTGTAGCTTAATGTGGGGTTGCAACAGCGTTTCAAATCGTTAATTTACTGTTTAGCTGCTGACCCAATACGTTAAGTTTGTTGTTTAAAACAACTATGCAACGTTGTTATTGTGAGCGATTTATTTATAgttaaaaaggatattttaaataaccaagtcaagtcataaaataaaaaaagcaccaACATCCAATATAAAAAGGGGGTGTGACTTATTTGTCCTGTGTAGCCTACTAATAATATTTGGAATAGATTTGGCGTCACTGGGTCATACGAcaagacatattttaataaaatattcatattcaatcaaaaagtaatttattgATGTAAAACCCAGTGGTTCAGAGAGAGGGCTAAGAAGTTAGCTAACCATCCTGCCAATCTGTGAAACTGAGTTAGAAAAACGCCGATTGCAGACAGAACTTTGCGTTTCTATGAACACACTTGACAACAAATATATCCTGAAATCAAATCGACTCAACGTTAAACAGGCCAACCAAAACTACAGTTAGCCAAACAACTAGCTGAAAAAAAACTCACCTGTATGGATGCGTCTTCGTGATCCCCGCCAGGGGGGGTGAAGGTTAGGACGATTCTAAGGGCCCAGCACTGACAGGGGCCCTTTGAGGGCTGTCAATATTTTAATAGTATTGTCTTGTTtaagtttttgaaatgaaataaatcatttgatctgttaaaataagcaaattatATATGGTTGTgatttgctataaaaaaaatcctcGAATTATGTATGATATTATCATTTCACCCCTCTCCCTTTTTACTGAATGGTATAGTCTGATTCTGGCAGCGGGACACGCGAAATGTGTATGCTCTGCCTCCGTGAATGAACAGCTTGGTTCAAATGCGGTGCCGTGCAGTGTAGAAGTTTAGAAGTGCAGTCCAGTAAATGATGAAGTCCGGCTATCAAAAACGAAAGGAGAAAGAGCAGAAAgctgagagggaaagaaaagggCGACAATTAGTCACTCAATTTTTCCAAAAGAAAGGTATTATTCACTGACACTCGATGCCATGATACAAcacactagctagctagctgctaATGATCATACCTGCCGACATTTAGCTTTCAAAAAACGGGAGACGTTTTCGGTCATTGCTTTTACCTTATCAAAAGCAaatcacattttgattttatttttattattttttttggggggggggggcctaaATTGAAATCTTTCATGGGGCCCAAGATTTCTGGCGGCGCCCCTGATCCCAGTACTTCCAAAGTAGATGCAACACGTGTATACTGTACGCCCAGTAAATTCAAGACTACGGTTTTGCCTACAAGATGAGGATCCAACGCTACAAAGTTTGGTGGTTGCATCAATCCACCTTCACCTGTGATCATCACACACCTTGGCCTGTTCAATTCCAGCAGTAGTCTCTAAACTGCATTCCTAGAAATGCGACACCAATAGTCAAGAAAGGGGATTACAGCGCTGATGTCAGAAGGCCACAGCTGCTTTTTAACTCTTTTATCCAGAATAAATCAgtttaagtgtttctgtgtgtattaGTTCAGATAGACCCCTGTACATATGCTGCAGGCAAAGAAGCCAGTCAAAGGAAAATCCTCTGACTCTTCCAAAAGACTAAATATAAAGTCATCAAGGACCTTGCTTTGCCCTAGTAGTGCtgtaaaaagaagaacaaatacaataaaaaataagggaaatgttgaaaatgtaatacaacTCTATGGTTAAGTCTATGGTCAAACCAATCCCTCTTAGATTTAGTTGGCCTCATTCCAGATATTTGGGATCATCCAGAAATGTAGGATTTGACTCCTTCCTCCAGTAGACTCAAACTCACCTCTTTATTGTTCTCCCTGTGTGTGAAGTATGTCCTTGTCTGACTCACCCTCTCTGTGTATGGTTTCATTAtttcttctccctctgtgtgaGCACTGTGCTTGAATTTTGCTTTTTGTGCAATGTGTTTGTCCTCTTTCCAAGTCATACTCACAAGCCTCCAGCTGAGTGCCCAGGTACCAACAAGCCAGAAAACAACTTCAAACTCTGCAATTGCAGAAGCAAAGAATCTAGGTGGTCATGTACTAGATGTCTCAAGAGGGGACACTGTGCTCAAGCATTTTCCGTAAAGGTGAGAAAATACTGACTTTGTCTGGGAAGTGTAGGCGGGAGAGTGCACTATTGAGGAACTTTTGTCAGAAGTTTTGTTAAGTGAACAAAACAAGAAGCCTTTTTGGTACTTGAGGTTGTTTGCTCATAACGACCCAGCAGGTAGTCCACTCTTGGCCCCATTTGTGGCCAATATGGAGTTCATGATGGTCCTAACCCACGTGTGTCTGTATTTAGCATCAAAGCAGAGGCAGGCAAGAAGGTCTGCCAAATTGCAGAAAAGTGTTGGATGCTGGGCCTTTATAGCGACAAAAGCACCTGAGCCTGAAGGCAAAGCTCTCAATTTAGTAGTCATTTTGTGGTCCAACCTTTAGCTAGGGTCACAAGTTTGTGAAGTGAGTGGAATGATGAGATTCAAGGATAAAAGCAGTTGAATTGAATTTATCCTGCAGGGTTAGGATCTGTGCTGCCCCTCAGCGAGGATCGTTGATATACATGAGAAACATTGATGGGAACTTCTTTGTGGAGGCTTTCTGGGCACAAACAGCTGAGTGCAGACCCCATGTTACCCACATTATACTTTATAGGTCCTATATTTCGgcacttttttaaagcacacaGGATTTTGAGCAAACCTCCCTGATTAAAAAAGCCCTTAAATTATGTTACCATAATGAAATGCAACATTTAAGATACAATTTCTTAAATCCATATGCATTGTCACATTTGCTACTGTACCTGCCATGACAGGAATGCTCATAAACtgacaataaatacaatggATGGAGCTCTCAGGTAAAACTATCCACCAAGCACACCATCACTGTAGCCTGGCCATCTGCTTATTGCAGGCATTTTGCTGTAATGACTTTTCAGTCTCCTGAGCTGCGACCTCTGAAATgttgaggagaggagagcaatCAAAGCACATTCAGTTCTGCTACAGTCATTTGGCCACTCTCAAAAAGCTATCACTGGGTGCAGCTGTAAACATTTTGCTCCTCAGCACTCCTGAGACACGCAGTCAAAGAGGATAGCAGCTATCAGTCTCTTCCACATAGGAAGCCAGTGAATACAATCTGCAAGCCGAATGCAATGGAGTGGGGAAAAATACACTGAATAGTCCTTGGAGATGAATTTGGTGAAAAGAAAACTCattattcaaaagaaagaaaagtgtgcTGAAGGCTGCGCTCCAGAATTTCCCTCAGTGTCTGTTATTGATGAGCAACACCCATGCAATTTATATGTTTATGAGCTGGATGAAAAAGTCAATAGctgtttgtgttctttttcaaaaggtgcacaaatatacaaaaaaaggaatcctTTCAAGTCTTTGTGTATTGAATGAGCTTTTGAAACGAGTCTTTATCTGCTATTTCAGTGACAACTATTTATATTCAGCTGGTGTGTAAACTAAACCCTTTCTCCACACTGTCGGCTGTCTATATATCTCCTTGGCAAAGGGAATACTTGGATTGAATTCACTGAAATACATGGAGTACAGGACTTCCTGTCCCCTGTGCAAAAGCAATATTATGTCATTAGTTGACATCGCCCCCTTGTGGAccactcttttgttttctctgtgtagAAAAAAGCCTgtcagaaaatgtcagaaatagagATATAAAAAATACTAAGTATGCTTATTTTAAAGGCTTTAGGATAATGAATAAACACCAAggcttaattattattaaaacaaaatggctgAGTGTCCTTTCTTCACATGGCTATTTTTGTACCATGACATGAAATGTGAGAAGCTTTCAGCAAACATGCTCACACACCAAGAATAAAAACTAgtacaaaaaatgaataatctTGCACTTGTTATGTAGACTGAAAATAAAGCTTGCAGTCAGGCTGGTAGGTCGGATTGTAATTTTTTTACAAACCCTTAGGGGCTGACAAATCATGTCAAATAGCCAGCAGAGATTTATTTAGATCTGCAGCTCCTCAGATGCTCACCAGCAGctgttgtgaatgtgtgtcagcGCATGCGTGTCTTGACTTTCCTATTCTTCTGATCGTACAACTTGGTCTGGTAAGCCAACAACTCTCTTTATTGCTTGGAATAGATTGACCTCCTttgcttttaaacaaaataaggagcaaaaacacttttcaaagtaaGCCTATAAATAGCAAATGGACTGAATGCCTGCCCTAGATTgcctgttttatattttaagcCTGGAAACATTTATGTGTATATGGACTTCCACTGCACTTGTTTGGGGAACTATTTGGCTTATTTGAGCAGTGGCACCTACAAACAGTATGGCTTTTGGAAGGCTTTTGAGATTGTTTCTTCATGGTGGACAGCACTTACTGTAAGTCACTTACGATAAAAGCTTCagataaatgaaatgtagtttaatgtaaaaaatacaattgttattatttgatgGAGAATTGTATGATATCTCTCAGAGTTATAGAGTTTCATATTGCAGTCTAGGTCTAGTCACATGGATGTCATTAATCTCCTCAGGAAATCACAGTCACAATGACGCTCCAGTGGACGGCTGTGGCTTTCTTCCTCTATGCAGAGATAGCACTGAACCTCATCTTGTGTATACCCTTCATTTCAGCAAGCAGgtactgcaaaacaaacaaaacccaaaatataatcaaaagtTCATTCAGCAACTCAGGCCTGACTTTCTGTGCAAGAGGCTGATTGTCtgaataaataagaaaagaaaaaggtgtcCTCCCTGCAGAGTTTGATTGTAAAGATGAAAGAGACCCTTCACACAAACCACCAGCAGAGTGCATGCACATTCCTTTCTGTGAAGATCTACTGTGTATGTCACACACTTTTTTCCCTATTTTGTAGATGGCGTTCTGTTTTCAGCTGGAGAATATGGAACTGGTTGACTCCATATTGGAACAAATGCTTTTTTACCATGATCATGGTTCTTATTGTTCTTTTCCTTGGTAAGTGACCTGCTGTGGGAGACAGTGAATGACACTGACAGCATGTTGTCAGTCCAGACCAGCCAGCATCTGCTCATGCTTCTAACCCCCTTCCCACTCTCAGATGCTGTCCGGGAGGTGCACAAGTACTCAGGTGCTGAGCCAATGCACGATGTCAAGATTAACCCAAATTTGTTCGACAATGTCCACATGAAGCTGTTCAGAGCGCAGAGGAACCTCTACATATCTGGCTTCTCGCTCTTCCTCTGGCTGTAAGTGTCATTATCTTATACATTTATCAACAGAATGTGCTTGGGACTTTAGTCAAAGACAACAAATACTTCACTATTCAACACACCTGTCCACTTTTCTTTTAGAAACCCTGTCTTGCCCTGAGTTTTTTTCTGTCCATAATCATAGTATCATGCGCCGGACTGTCACCTTGCTGAACCAGGTGGCTGTCACCGTGGAGAACAGTGCAGGTCTTCAGGCACAGACGGACAGTGCTGTCAAAGCAGCAAAGCAGCATCAGGATGACAACCTGAAGCTCAAGCAAGTGAGAATTAATCTAAAGCTAATGACAGAACAAACACTTGTAATAGTCTTAAAGCTGGTTTCCTTTATTCTATTCCAGAAATGTGTAATATCTGTTGCAGGGTACCTTCAGTCCAACCTAAATGTGCATTATTGACTCCACCTTTAGTccaccttttaaaatgtgaaggCAATACTTGatatagtattttttttactatttatgCGATGTGCATTAGGTGCTCTGTTGTTCTCCGTTGGTATTCAAGGATATTTTTTGTTCTCAGGCGCTCCTAAATGAAGAAAAAGCCATGTCAGCAAAAAACCAGCTACTGAAGCTGGAGACTGAGAAGCTGGCAGATCAAGTGAAGGCTTCTGAGGAAGGTCAGTTATCATAaccttttttatatacagtagtATGAGAAGCagttacactttttaaaaccaaataacTGTTCTTATAGTTAGGATTATGCAATGACACATTTTCAGATCATGGACCATCACTGATCTTGCTGTATTATAAAAGAAGCCCATTCTAGGGGCATTGGAGATATACCGAGCATTTGACATATGtagtgctgtttgtgtgtgtagctgtgcgCAAGTCTTGTGCTGAAGTGGAGGCCATGAAGAGGCAGTCTAAGGGTCTGGCACAAGAGTATGACAGACTGTTGAGTGAACACCATCAACTCCAGGTACAACACAAAGTCACACACAGCTCTACTTCAAATGCTAACTGTATAATAATCTTCCCaatactgaaatgttttaaacctCTGCTTGATCCACAGAATGTCAAGAGTGGAGATAAAAAGGATCAGTAACCAAAGGAACACAGGGTCTATTGTTGTCAGGTCTCTCCACTTCCTGTACATGGATACCTTTACTTCTCATCACATTGGAACTATGGTATATGCagaatgtttgtttaaatatgtttttgtggTTGCTTTGCATGTAACTAAGGATTAGAAGTGTACAAATGAGTTTAAATGTTGTCTCAGGGACCCATGCTAACGTTGGTGATGACTGAAACAGTTAACATCCAAGAAATACCTTATACTAAACTGTATGTCACTGCAGAGAGATTGCGCACCGGTTTATGAATTGCTATGAATTCTGATATTTGTTACCGGAAGAGAGCACTGAAGTTGTTCTAACAGATGTTCAAATTCttgaaaatgacacaaatgatgTGCATTTTAATATTACTTAGCATCCTTGAATGGAATATCTATCTAAATACGTGTGATTtgacaaaatgtacttaaactAAATAGAGTTGTTGTTgctatttttgacattttataatttgttaATAATTTGGTTGGTAAATGACAAAGGCATGagcaatgagaaaataaacaaatataaccCGCAGCAATTGTCAGGCTCAGATTAATTAGAAAGTcacacaaaaaataacacatcaACACCAAATAAGATCTAAATGGGGAGATTATTTGTGTTGCACCTGTACAGGAAGTGGTTTTTCCCTCGGTGTGCCAACAGCAGAGGGCAGCTGTTCCTGTGCAGCTCTTGCTCAGATCTTCTTGTTGACTTAATTTGTCGACTTTCTTTGCCTAGGAGTAGCAATATCCATAGTTGTTAAAGTCTAAAACCTTTTTCATGCTGCATCTCTGAGCTAAAAGCAAAGTCACTGGACACATGATAGTGTCTAACCATCTTATTCAGCACCATAATACATCACGAGTCCAAAAATCTATGTTATCAAGTTTAATCAAAAAACCGAGGACCAACATAAAAATACAGCACAATTACATTCTTAAGATGACTCATTGTCTAACAAATCCTGTACAAATATATACTCTGTGTACTATGAAAAGAGTCCACAGTGTGTGTTCCTCATCACAATCGAGTCTCTCTGTCAGCAGTGCAGTCCAAGGCCGGTACAAACTGCTCACAATGTATGGAGCTGTTCTCCTCTTTTCTTAGAGACTCCAACTCGGCACTGCCATTGGTCAGAGCATTTTTCTCCTCCATCTTAATGTGTCTTTTAAGTAAAGCAAAGCCTGGATAACATAGGAAGAAGGAGACTGTCCGTAAGCCCAGAGTCAGGCCGAGGTACACTGtcctgcagaaaaaaggaaGCAATACAGTAAGGAGACAATCAACAATTGGCAAACATATGTGTTTGAATAACTAGTGGTAAGGGTAGGAACAATATCTCCTTATATTTCATCGATCTAATAATACTTAAATAAGCATTGCAGCCTACTAGGACAGCTTCCTTGGTTATAAACGTTGTGTCTTGTTCGGAATGGATCTGTGTACAAGATATTTGATTGGATATTACATAAAGTTCTGTAAATCAATTTACCTGTAAGCTGAGGTGTTATATATTCTGcatgctcctcttcctccacacaTCTTGGTCCCCCATTTGAGGCATGTTGTGTCGATTATGGCTCCAAAGTATATAGGGGCAGGTATTCCAGCTGTTTCAAAATTCCAAATAAGTTGTTACTTCAAACAAAGAACACATACAAAGGTTGCTTCAAGGTGAGATATCCATCAGTTGTGTTATAAAAGGACAAAACAAACTTATTGTATTCGTTATAATAAGGGTTAATATAAAGCTCTTTAATGTAAAACAGGTCCCTAAAACACTTGGTGACAGAAAATGACCTTTAAGTAATGATTTGTTTCCATACACAAACATTGTTCCAGCTGCTGCTGAATGCCAGCTCTTAGGAGATTTATGTTAGTTTGACATTTGCACTAACTAGACAGTAGTGTTCAGAATACAAAAAAGGTTCTCACCGAGGGTACGAGTGGCCAACGAGTGGATTCCAAGAGCGAGGGATTTCAGCTCAGGGTTTATACACCTTTAGAGACAAGAATTAGGGGTTTAGAAGGCGATTAAATTGTATAACGTAAACcacttaaagaaaaacaatgacctACACTGTTTGTACCGGAAGACGTAACAAAACGCTAAGAAAAAGCTATTCAAAATGATTTCTGACTTTATTTGTCAAATATCTCAATTGACACCATAGACTGTATCGTATTTAAGTTTCAATCAATTGGAAGTGTAATCTGTCCAAGAAAGACAAGGTGAGGTGTTGCTCCAACGTATTGCTGTATGTGGATTGAGTCTAATGATTCCACAAGGGGTTTGAAGACAAACCTGACAAGCAGCATGAAGCCTGGTGTTCCCCCCAGAGAGATGATGAAGGAGCTGAGGACAGACAGGGCCAGGAAGTAAGGAAAGATTTGGTCACAGCTGTCACTGCGTGGACACTGTCCCAGAGTGGCCGTCAAGTTGACTTGTTGGTTGTCAGCAAGCGCTACGCAACTGCAATTCTCAAACACCTTTGGAAGAAAAGTTTATTAAATGATAGAtgagctgcagcacacacaaacagtcatgCAAACACAGCTGAAATGCCATTTGCTAATTTGTACGGATCAGTTATAGTGGTGAGATATTAATGAAATGTTGCAATTAAGCCTAAATATTAAGCTCCATTTGTTTATAAATTATCCTGGAAAATCTGAATGTGACATGAAATCAGTGGTAGATGTCCCACCGTATATTTGCCGGAGCCAGTGGACGAGAAACATCCAGCCAAACAAGGGGACACGTAGGTGATCCCGTTCTCTCCGCACACTGGATCCCAATCCCTTCTTGAGCACAAGCAGTCCGAATTACATTCAGAGAGGAGAGACTGTTCCTGATTAGACAAGCCTTCGACTCTGCATGGGACGACGTGAAGAAAATGCATATATTATGGACAGCTCATATGAAAAATTCATCAAATATGAAGCTACAACCCTAATGTGCACAGAGTATGAAAATGaggcaacacaacacaaaagagATGTGTGTTGGCTGTGCTGAATAATTTTAGAATTTCCCAAAATCCAAACCCACTCCTTCCTCTGATGTTATCTATTCCACTAACACACAAGGAAGTGTATGCAGACTTCACATACCCAGTATATGAGACTGTGATGCCAGCCACCTTGGAGTTGTCACAGCCCATGGCGAAGAAGAAGAGCGACAGGAAGAAGCCCAGCAGGGAGGTCCCAAAGGCAAATTTAGCTGCTCCCATGATACCCAGCTTGTACTTCTTCATGACAACCCCTCCAGAGAACATCCCAAGGGCCACAGCAGGGATGTTGATCATGCctggaaaaaacacagaatataatacatttttagaggaaaagaagaagaggatatAACAGGAACTAGCAATACCAGTTAGAAGCATTGCTCCCTAAAAGATATCAAAGTCAGAGCACTTATTCATACGACCGAAGTAGtctcattcatatttaatgcaAAGTGTATTGAAGTCATGGCATGAAACATGAACATGACTTTTGATgttagagaaaaaaagaaatgcatttctcCTCCTCTAACTTTACGTATGCTTTTTTATGTGGGTTGACTAATTAATCAGCCTTATTAAGgaaagtgcttttaaaaaaaataaatgccaaTGAACAGAACTACCCAATGTCCAACGATTTCATTAAACATGGCTGTCATTAAG
Above is a genomic segment from Eleginops maclovinus isolate JMC-PN-2008 ecotype Puerto Natales chromosome 2, JC_Emac_rtc_rv5, whole genome shotgun sequence containing:
- the LOC134859499 gene encoding B-cell receptor-associated protein 29-like isoform X2; translated protein: MLTSSCCECVSAHACLDFPILLIVQLGLEITVTMTLQWTAVAFFLYAEIALNLILCIPFISASRWRSVFSWRIWNWLTPYWNKCFFTMIMVLIVLFLDAVREVHKYSGAEPMHDVKINPNLFDNVHMKLFRAQRNLYISGFSLFLWLIMRRTVTLLNQVAVTVENSAGLQAQTDSAVKAAKQHQDDNLKLKQALLNEEKAMSAKNQLLKLETEKLADQVKASEEAVRKSCAEVEAMKRQSKGLAQEYDRLLSEHHQLQNVKSGDKKDQ
- the LOC134859499 gene encoding B-cell receptor-associated protein 29-like isoform X1 is translated as MDFHCTCLGNYLAYLSSGTYKQYGFWKAFEIVSSWWTALTEITVTMTLQWTAVAFFLYAEIALNLILCIPFISASRWRSVFSWRIWNWLTPYWNKCFFTMIMVLIVLFLDAVREVHKYSGAEPMHDVKINPNLFDNVHMKLFRAQRNLYISGFSLFLWLIMRRTVTLLNQVAVTVENSAGLQAQTDSAVKAAKQHQDDNLKLKQALLNEEKAMSAKNQLLKLETEKLADQVKASEEAVRKSCAEVEAMKRQSKGLAQEYDRLLSEHHQLQNVKSGDKKDQ
- the LOC134859499 gene encoding B-cell receptor-associated protein 29-like isoform X3 — protein: MTLQWTAVAFFLYAEIALNLILCIPFISASRWRSVFSWRIWNWLTPYWNKCFFTMIMVLIVLFLDAVREVHKYSGAEPMHDVKINPNLFDNVHMKLFRAQRNLYISGFSLFLWLIMRRTVTLLNQVAVTVENSAGLQAQTDSAVKAAKQHQDDNLKLKQALLNEEKAMSAKNQLLKLETEKLADQVKASEEAVRKSCAEVEAMKRQSKGLAQEYDRLLSEHHQLQNVKSGDKKDQ